The genomic interval GCGACATGCGATCTCATAAACAGCGCAGACGGAAGGGAAACATCAAGTCGTTCGGTGGCCAAGAACGTGAACGATCgtctcatcctttccacctcgtctctcGGTGCCCTTGTTGAGCAAAGATGAGACCTCGCGTTCTTCTGACTGCTTCTTCCATGTGAACCCAGTCTGAGACGTCCATCGATGACATCgctctcccttcccatcgAATATCCCGTTGGACTACTCCAAGTAGACCGACTCTCCAACTCGCGCATTCTGAACCCAACCAGACTCCTTAGACGATTGCAATCTTCACTCACCTAGAGGATGTGCTTTACGCGTAAGAGGGAtttgagagagatgagagaaaggagaagtaGTGGAATGGAAAGTAGATGCGATGATAGCAAGGAGACGACGAAGAACCAGATGCAGAAACTGAGAGAAGGAAAATAAGCCATGTACGACACAGAGCATTTGCTTCGCATTCCAACTCATTGACCCATCCAAGCACTACTACCGTACCGCACCGCAGCGTTAGCTCCACGGCATATACATTATAATAGTGGAAAGTCGAGAAGATGTAAACAAGTGGCTTGCAGGGTATGAGATGTGACGCGAGTCGGTGTTCCTTCGTGCTTGCTTGCTTTCCTTCGCAGCAGCCTTACTGTCGCTTTGCGCTTTGCGCTTTGCCGCTTCGTCCCTGTCCTGATGAGCAATTGCAGCATTAGCATCGGAACGGAAGAATCAacgagacgacgacggacGTGCAGTGCCAAGGGAAACACGCCGTAGCACGAAAGAAATGGCTGTTTCCCATCCATTAGGAATATGTCGATCTTTGGACCCTTGGCGCTGTTTTTGAACCGGAAACCTTGAATAGTTACTCGTAAAGGTAAAAAAGAAAAACGGATCACAAGGCACAGTGACGCTGAGAAAAGCAAGGCAGGCGCGTCGAACAGCGCAGGCAAAGAACAAAATACCAAGCGCATAACCCTTACTCAATGTTTTGGATTTTCACGAGATGTGAATGACAAGAGGTCGTGTCACTCACACAcagcttgcttgcttgcCTTAATGTCAAACGAAGTTGTGGACTTACCTTCCTGCTGCACTTCACGGAACAAATCTTTCTCGGTGTTATGCTTGGCAACCCGCTCTGTATATCCGAcctttgactttgacgcGAAGCAAACTGTTCAAACGCCTTCCCGTATCCACAAGCCATCTCCGAAATGACATTCTGAGGGCGTCAAGGTGACGCATGTGGCGACTGTCTCAATGTTCGATGGCATCGATCCATCTTTCCTCATAGCAGAGGCTGCGACTCGCTGCGATTTGATCTGCGGTACCATCGATTTCACGCAGTCTTGTTGCTGCGTTGGCATGCGTAATGATAAATACTGCGACCGACGGCACGATTTTTCTGACCACGTCACGCGACGCGTACTCAGTTTGCTATTGTCAAAACAAATCTATTCCTGTATCACGATGCATGAATTTCTGCCATCTCAATTTCTAGAACAAAATCAAGTTCTGATCTCTACCAGGTCCGACACCAACGTATTGGACCTTGACGCCCAAGAAGTCATCAATGAACTTGATGTATGATTTGGCGTTGTCGGGAAGCTCCTCGTAGGTGGTACAGGCGGAGatgtccttcttccaaccagGAAGAGTAGTGTAttgcacctccaccttggCAAGTCGGTCAAGATCGGCTATGAGTATGACATTGTCAGCGGCTAGACCATAGATCTACACATGCAATCGTCAGACATACCTGGGAAaccgtcgatctcgacacCGTCAATCTTGTAACCGGTGGCgaccttgatctcctcgaaaCCGTCCAAGACATCGAGCTTGGTGAGGTTGAGACTTGTGTAACCGTTGATCATGGTAGAATATCTCATGACAACCAAATCCAACCATCCACaacgtcttcttctgccgGTGACGACACCGTACTCGGCACCGACCTCTTGCAAGGTGTGACCAACTTCCTCGAGGTCTTCGGTAGGGAAAGGTCCACCCCCGACTCGAGTGGTGTAAGCCTTGACGACACCGACGACTCGCTTGATAGCGAAAGGAGGGATACCAAGACCGGTGACGACACCACCGATAGCAGTGGCAGAAGAGGTCACGTAAGGGTATGTTCCGTAGTCGATGTCAAGCATGAGAGCATTGGCCCCCTCAACGAGCACTCGCTTGCCGGATTTGATAGCGttgtggatgaaggtggggCCATCGACAACGTGAGGACGGAGTCGCTCGGCGAAAGCCTATGAGTAATTCATCGTCAATATCATGTTCATTTTACGCCGCTGAGAATCACCAGACTCACCAAGTacatctcaatctctccctcgGTGTCAAACTCGAATTGGCCGTATCGCTTGAACCTTCCCTCGACGAGCTTCCTGAACTTGGCGGGGAAGCTGGGGTCGTAAAGGTGGTGCACTCGGAGACCGGAACGAGAGGCCTTGGAAGAGTAAGCGGGTCCGATACCTCTCTTGGTTGTACCGATGGAAGAACCGCCaagctcaatctccttgagACCGTCAACGATCTGGTGGAAACCCATGACGAGGTGGGCTCGGTCAGAGATGAAGAGTCGGTCGGCACACTTGAGACCTGCGTTACTGGGTCAGTATACATTCAATGTAGATTAAGCATAAGTGACATACCCTTTCGCTCAAGGGTGTCGAGCTCATTGAAGAGCGAAGGGACGTGCACGACAACACCGGAGCCGATAAAGGCCTTGCACTGAGGGTTGATCAGACCTGCGACGCATAAGACAAATCAGCTTTGCCATTTCTGTAACAGATAAGGTGACATGACCTGGCCTCAAACCTACCACTGGGCAAAAGGTTGAACGCATAGGTTGTCTTTTCACCCTGAGGGTTCTTGACAACGATGGTGTGACCGGCGTTGTTACCACCAGCACATCTAGCGCAGATGTCGGCCTCTGCGGCGAGGATATCGACGAgttttcccttcccttcgtCACCCCATTGAGCACCGAGACTGTGATATGAAAAAACATTAGTGTCATGATGGCAAGTGAAAGGTAGATATCACTTACACAACGGAAACCCCTTGCGGAGCTGTCAGAGCGCATGAGGGTTAGTGAGGAAGCATGAGTtggaaggaaggtgagcagTGCAACGTACATGAAGCCATGTTGGCGAGTATGTGTGGGTAGATTATACCTTGAaaaggagagcgaagaagcaAGACTGGTGGTTCTCTTCAGATTACCGTTTTTTGAGTCGTTCTCCATCCACCACGGATAGTGAGTAGAAGCAGTGGACCTTTTTAATCGGATAGGCGATTTCGGGACCCCTTTCAGTAATAAATTGATTCCGTTACCCTTTTCCACCTTTATGACACGTCAGGGGGTAAGTTATCAACAATCAAGGTTCTGTCAACTCGGCCTCCACTTGAACTCTCCTACTCGAATGTCAGTTATAGATGACCATCACCAATGCATTAAATATTGTTAGTGTTGGATCGATATCATCTCAGTCATGTTTGGCACCTCTTCAAACATCACTGTCAAAGCCTCTCATCTTTTGGCCAGCCGATTACGATGTCCCGCCCAATTGTATGTCACTCGACGACGTCTCATTCATCAGCTTCGCGATCTACCTGCACCTACACCTGAGCAATTGACCAAGTAGGTTTCAAGCATTTCTCAATTGGAACGACGAGATAGCTGATGAGAGCGAGCTCGCAGCAAACCTCGACTGTCGCCATGCGATACGATCGAAGCTGAGTCATCATCGATGGGGGCTGCTCGATTCTCACCAGCGTACGTATATCTATAGTCTGACTAGTATAAGGTCTAATTCCAAGAATAGACACCAGCTATCCAGATGGACATCGGCACCTACCACTTTGCTTCTGATACAGAAACGCGATGATCCCCGGACGACAGCGGCGATGGGTAAGATCCTTGCGTAAGTCTATACTTGGCATAAATAGATTATTGTGCTGATCAGACCGCCTTAGTCACTTGCGTGAACACTATCCCCATCTTCGACTTATCGTTGAGCCCCATACCGCTGTCGAGCATCCAGCTTTCGAAGATCTTATAGTCACTTCAACAGGCGATGAAGCACTCTTACCGCTGCACACATCGCTCGTATTGACTCTAGGTGGTGACGGGACAATACTCCACGTATCGAACTTGTTTTCGCAAGGAGAATGTCCCCCTGTATTAAGCTTCTCAATGGGTTCCTTAGGCTTCTTATTACCTTTCCGTGAGTTTGTTCTTGCTCTATAGTCGACCCGATACTGACTTTCCCATCGGCTTTGAGACATCGACGCTTTGGCATCTGCACTGGAGAATACCTTGACCGGCCCGGTGTCTGTGCTAAATAGGATGCGATTGGCTTGTACCCCGGTCGCAGCTAACGGGGAGATTGTGGATCGTTGTACTAAAGCGGGTGAGCTGATTGATATACATTTGTGTGCAGCAATCCAGCTGATCTGGGATGATAGTGGGCGATGCCGGTTGGCAAGTTATGAATGAGGTCACGCTACATCGAGGTCGACATGGGCATTTGACTGTAGTCGATGCCTTCTTTGACGGACAACATTTGACAGAGGCGGTGGTAAGTTTCACTCGCATTTCTGGTGTCAGGCTGTTCTGATCCCCATGCTGATCCATTTGTTGTATAGGCCGACGGGCTACTGGTATCGACACCAACGGGATCCACAGCGTACTCTTTGTCTGCAGGAGGACCGATTTCTCACCCCGAGACAGATGCTTTCCTCCTCACTCCAATCGCACCTCGATCTCTCAGTTTCAGAACTGTCATTCTTCCAGGTAGAGGTCAGGTCAGACTAGAGGTGAGCTGTGTGCACATACGCAAATATGGATTATGCTGACTCGTGGATGTGTCTGATACATAGATCTCACCACTGGCTCGATCACCTGCTGAACTGTCCGTTGACGGACGGGAAGTGTGCCTATTGAATGCCAAAGAATCAGTTGTCATTACTAAATCACCCTATCCAATACCATGCATCGAGAGATCAGGAGCCGAGAGCGGTTGGGTACGAGATATCAAGTGGGTCTCCAAAGGTTCGAACAGGTGGACAAGTGCTGATATGCTGGGTATAGCTCCTTGCTTCAGTTCAACGTTGGATTCCGGAACAAGAGTTTGATAGGACACGGGATTGCTTGATCATCTGGCAATGGGCTGCTTCGAGTTTTGTACTCATGTGCAGAGCTGTCACCCCGGCGGTGCCACTTTGCTACACCCCTCCGTAGAACAAGAACATACATAGAATCTACTCATCCAAGTTGTGCATGTAATGAAATGCACCGTGA from Kwoniella shandongensis chromosome 4, complete sequence carries:
- a CDS encoding adenylosuccinate synthetase; amino-acid sequence: MASSPQGVSVVLGAQWGDEGKGKLVDILAAEADICARCAGGNNAGHTIVVKNPQGEKTTYAFNLLPSGLINPQCKAFIGSGVVVHVPSLFNELDTLERKGLKCADRLFISDRAHLVMGFHQIVDGLKEIELGGSSIGTTKRGIGPAYSSKASRSGLRVHHLYDPSFPAKFRKLVEGRFKRYGQFEFDTEGEIEMYLAFAERLRPHVVDGPTFIHNAIKSGKRVLVEGANALMLDIDYGTYPYVTSSATAIGGVVTGLGIPPFAIKRVVGVVKAYTTRVGGGPFPTEDLEEVGHTLQEVGAEYGVVTGRRRRCGWLDLVVMRYSTMINGYTSLNLTKLDVLDGFEEIKVATGYKIDGVEIDGFPADLDRLAKVEVQYTTLPGWKKDISACTTYEELPDNAKSYIKFIDDFLGVKVQYVGVGPGRDQNLILF